One Methanobrevibacter arboriphilus JCM 13429 = DSM 1125 DNA segment encodes these proteins:
- a CDS encoding RNA-protein complex protein Nop10, whose amino-acid sequence MKMKMHKCNSCNVYTIKDVCPSCDGDLNVIYPPKYSIEDKYGKYRRKLKEEAFDK is encoded by the coding sequence ATGAAGATGAAGATGCATAAATGTAATTCTTGTAATGTATACACGATTAAAGATGTTTGTCCTAGCTGTGATGGGGATTTAAATGTTATATATCCTCCAAAATATTCTATTGAGGATAAATATGGTAAATATCGTCGAAAATTAAAAGAAGAAGCGTTTGATAAATAA
- a CDS encoding proteasome assembly chaperone family protein — MKNTEINILEDVELNNPIFIEALPGIGHVGKLAADHIIDELGATKFAELYSYHFPPQVFVDEDGLIENMVNEFYYLKSLGEDKRDYIILVGNSQALSPEGQYDLSGFILDFIEDFGVKEMYTLGGLAIGHPIEESRVFGAATDLEIIETLRELDIEIRSADGGIVGASGLLLGLGKLRNIRGACLMGETPGYFIDAEAAEAILGKLANLLNIEINTDKLDERAEETRKMISKAQKMEQEIVNRSMGAGEDDLRYIG; from the coding sequence ATGAAAAATACTGAAATCAATATTTTGGAAGATGTTGAATTAAATAATCCTATTTTTATTGAAGCTCTTCCAGGAATTGGTCATGTTGGTAAATTAGCTGCCGATCATATTATTGATGAATTAGGAGCTACTAAATTTGCAGAACTATATTCTTATCATTTTCCTCCTCAAGTTTTTGTAGATGAAGACGGACTCATTGAAAATATGGTGAATGAATTTTACTATTTAAAATCTCTAGGAGAAGATAAAAGAGACTATATAATTTTAGTGGGTAATAGTCAGGCTTTATCTCCAGAAGGACAATATGATTTGTCTGGGTTTATATTAGATTTTATTGAAGATTTTGGAGTTAAAGAAATGTATACCCTTGGTGGATTAGCTATTGGGCATCCTATTGAAGAATCTCGTGTATTTGGTGCTGCTACTGATCTTGAAATCATTGAAACATTGAGAGAGTTAGATATTGAAATAAGATCTGCCGATGGTGGAATTGTAGGGGCTTCTGGATTACTCCTTGGATTAGGAAAACTTAGAAATATTCGGGGTGCTTGTTTGATGGGTGAAACACCTGGCTATTTCATTGATGCTGAAGCTGCAGAAGCTATTTTAGGAAAATTAGCTAATCTTCTTAATATAGAAATTAATACTGATAAACTTGATGAAAGAGCTGAAGAAACAAGGAAAATGATATCTAAAGCTCAAAAAATGGAACAAGAAATAGTTAATAGGTCTATGGGTGCTGGAGAAGACGATTTAAGATATATTGGTTAA